TCAATGGATGAATTCACCATCAGTGATACGTTTATAGCAGCTGCGCTATCCTTTCACAGAGCTAATTTTCTGGACCTAAGAACTTCTGATGCAACTCAGTGCTTTCTGACTTCCCTCTCATGCAGGTGTTTAGGGAAAATGAGCTGCATtgattgtgtttatgtgtgctaTGACGTGTTTTGGAGAAAGCACAGCCTAAAAGCCTAATTTTTACCTTTAGTTTTTGTGGATCTGCAGCTCAGTGGTCAGTTTTGAgtccgtacacacacacacacacacacacacacacacacacacacactgttcagttGCCTTGAACCACCTATGAACCACTGAAGTCGTAATGAAATGTACAATCTGAACTGCCGCTCCTATAAGCATATTAGACTTATATTATTGTTAAGATCTATCGTTTCAGTCATATGTGCTGCCCTTTACAAAGAAGGTCAGTCTGTTTCGTCTTTTCCTCACATGTTTGCTTTTGTGATCGAGTTCAGGAGAAATAACACACTTTGGTAACTGTGGTAACAAAACTAGCCCACCTTGAGAAACCTTAAAGGGCGACACAAGCTTGGGAGGCGCACTCTGCTGCATGGAGAGAAGGACGACCACTCAGGTAGCTGGACTGGTGCGTTTCTGTACTCTAAGCCTGTTATTCATTAAATTGGTTTATAGCTGAGCAACCTTCACCTGCAACTGAGACTCAAATGCTTCATAAAACAGTGAAGTTTTGTATAAATTGCAGGTGATGTTTGGCATGATCTACTCATTAATACTTAGCATTGTTTTTCCTATTTCTCTGTGATTCTCCTGTGCTTATTACAAAATGTGTACCATACAATGCATTGATCTGTTCATAAAATTGTGTTaaagtctttttcttttcaggatTGAACTTTAAGATGGACAACACAACAGCACTAACATTTACAATGACTGCATATGCTGCTATGGAGAACTACAAACATGTGATGTTTACCATATTCCTCCTGCTGTATCTTACTACTATCATTTTGAACTCGCTGCTCATCACTGTCatacaccaaaacaaaaagttgCATCAACCTatgaatgtgttcatgtgtatgttATCCATAACTGAAATATATGGCAGCACTGCATTGTTACCTGCAATTATGTCTGTGCTCCTATCCGAGACGTATGAAATACCTGTGGAGTGGTGTATGGCTCAAGTCTTTTTCCTACACACATATGCAAGTgctgagttttgtgttttagctGTTATGGGATACGACAGATATGCTGCTATCTGTGACCCACTACATTACCACAGCATCATGTCCAATTCAAAGATAGTTAAGCTTGTTGCACTAGCAGCTCTGTACCCGTTTATTTTGTTTGGCTGTTATTACTCTCTCACCTTACAGCTGAGCTTCTGTGGAAAAATTGTGCCAAAATTATACTGCGTGAACATGGAGCTGGTCAAAAATTCATGTTCAAATACACTGTACATAAATATTGTGGGACTTTTCctta
This region of Chaetodon trifascialis isolate fChaTrf1 chromosome 16, fChaTrf1.hap1, whole genome shotgun sequence genomic DNA includes:
- the LOC139344235 gene encoding olfactory receptor 52D1-like, translated to MDNTTALTFTMTAYAAMENYKHVMFTIFLLLYLTTIILNSLLITVIHQNKKLHQPMNVFMCMLSITEIYGSTALLPAIMSVLLSETYEIPVEWCMAQVFFLHTYASAEFCVLAVMGYDRYAAICDPLHYHSIMSNSKIVKLVALAALYPFILFGCYYSLTLQLSFCGKIVPKLYCVNMELVKNSCSNTLYINIVGLFLILLFFVPQIVMIVFSYAQISRVCQKLSRESQGNALRTCIPHLLSLLNFTIGSLFEIIQTRFNMNHVALEARIFLSLYFVIIPPITNPVLYGLGTQIIRVHILKMFIRYKILPAKLTKPVTAS